CACCAAGAACAGCAATATTCAAGCTTGATGTCCAGCATAAGATGAGTCCGCTTGAAACGATGGAAATCAGCCACACGTTTTTTACTAATCCGCCTCGATTCAAATAAGGAAGCAGCATAGTAAAAACGATCATTTCACCAAAAGGAAAAGGAGTGGTATCCAGAAGAAATGTTTCTATGATCGGTGTCCATCCGTTTTCAAGAAACGGCTGCAAATTATTTATGTCAATATTTCCTGAAACGAGAATAAATAAATTACCTGCTAACCCGAATAAAAACAAAATAACAATAAATACTTCTGCTGTTCTTCCTATCACTTCAATCCCATGATGAACGACATAACACATCAATAGAACCAATAAAAGATTGATCGCTACTAGCGGTGTTTCTTGTAAGGTTGACGAAATAAGCAAACCGCCGAAATCACGGACATTTCTGGCAGCAATATAATAAAAATATACGATATAAACTAAACCAACGATCCATCCAAGATATTTCCCCAATATTTTTCGTGCATATCCGGTTAAAGGTAAATTTGGGTATTGACGAAATAAGTAGTAGTAAATTGAAAATAAGATCATCCCGCCGCACATTCCTAGAAGAATGGCAAGCCAAGCATCTTTTCTCGCTACTATTCCATAAGCTACGATCAACGAAGTCCCCATGTTAAACATAAACATCAAGGCAAAAAGTTGAATCACACTAATTTTCGATTTTTCCATTGGCCAAGTACCCCATCCTTCATTTCAACTTAAGTTTTGCATACCCTTCCTGTCTAATCTTTTATCCTATCCTACTTCCAGATTTCAATACTAATTGCCAAAAATATTTTATATGGCCAAATAAAAAAACCCCCGGAGCTCAGGAGGGTTTCAATTTCACTCTTATTTTCTAACCATTCCCTTCAAAACAAACGCCACGTTTGCCGGCCTTTCAGCGAGCCGTCTCATAAAATAGCCGTACCAATCTTTGCCGTAGGGAACGTAAATTCTCATTTTATAGCCTTCTTCCACCAATTCCTTCTGCCTTTCCGTTCGAATGCCAAAAAGCATTTGGAATTCAAATTGGTCAAAAGGAATTTGATACTTTTCAACTAATTTTTTCGTATATTCGATTATGGCATCATCATGTGTAGCAACCGCTGAATAATTGCCATTTTGCAAATGCATTTTTATCATCTTTTTAAAATTCTCATCCACATCTTTTTTCTCAGGAAACGAAACTTTCGGAGACTCTTTATAAGCCCCTTTCACAAGTCTGAGATTTGGCTGGTATGAACTAAGATCGATCAAATCGTTTTCCGTTCGATACAAATACGCTTGAAGGACTGTTCCGACATTGTCATATTCCTTTGTTAAAATCTTGAAGATGTCCAGCGTTTTTTGGCAAAGGGAATAGTCTTCCATATCTATTGTGACAAATACATTATTTGTCGTAGCTTCATTTAAAATTCGTTTCATGTTTTTAAGAACAATCTCGTCTGATATTCCTAATCCCATAGATGTCAATTTTAACGAAAGCTGTGAATCCAAATTGTTGGCACGGATCGCTTTAATTGCTTTGATACATTGGGCTGCCATATCATTTGCTTCTTTCTCGGTGTCAACAAACTCTCCTAAGTAGTCTAACGTGACAGCCAATTGCTCGTTATTAAGTCCCTTTATTACACGTACAGCCCGATCTATTGTTTCTCCAGCAACAAACCTTCCTGCGCCAAAACGAAGACCGTATTTTTTGGCAAGCCTTGTCATCATCTTATTTTTTGATAAAAACAATAAAGAGTCACGCATGAATTGTTCCATCCGAAATCCCCCTGTTTATATAAAAACAAGTTGTAACGATCTAGATTTTTTTCTAATAGCTTACCATCTTCAGAAGATTTTGAATACAAACATTGATAAATACTTTTTCTCCCTTTTGGAACGATAAAGAAGATCAGAAAAAAGAGGAGGACCACATCATTGCAAAATCAGCAAACAAGTATGAACACACCGCCACCGGTCATTTCTACAAAGGATTTTCTATATTTGGAAGACATGCTTCATTGGAATCTAATGGCAATGAAAAAAGCTCATGCATTTGCTGGACAATGCCAGGATCAAACGATCAAGAACGAGCTTGACCAAATCGGACAGATGCATCATAAGCATTATCAAGCGATTATGAAGCACCTGCAACCGAATCAAATGGGACAACAAACTACGTTGCAATAGGAGGACCAAATGAACCAGCAAAATCAAACAACCGTTGGTAATCAGCCGACACCGGTACCTGAAACGAGCGCAATGAACGACCGAGACTATATGAACGAACTTTTGGCGACTGAAAAGTATATCACGGATTCTTACTGTACAGCATTAAATGAGTTCAGCCATGATGCGCTCTATCAAGATATTCACAGCATCTTTAATGAGTCTAAGGATGCACAGAGAAGGTTATTTAATGTTATGTTTCAACACGGCTGGTATAAAGTCGAAGCTGAAAAAACCCAAAAGCTTCAGCAGGCATATACCCAATTTCAGAACACATTGGAGAACCAGTCTCCATATCAGCAGCATTAACAATGAACAAAAGGCAAATAACAACATTGTTATCTGCCTTTTGTTCGTTCAGTTTTAAAAGAAAGCTGCACTGTTTTCAATAGAATTACACATTAATTTCACGCATCGAACCTAATACGATGTTATATCCATCAGGGTCTTTAATACACGTGTTTTTAAACTCCCATTTGCCGTGTATACCTGTAAACGGTTCTGCTGCAATTTGTCCTCCATTTCCACGTACTTCTTCAAATAAAGAGTCCAAGTCATCCCAGCTAACGTGTATATATGTGTCCCAACCGTAATCAGGACCCTCCCAATCAGTCGGATAATCTGGTCGCTTTTTTGCTAAAGCGTTCGGTCGCACATCATTAGGAGAGTTCGCCTGTTGCAGAATAATTATCATATCGTCTCGTTCTGCGTGTCCCCAATCATCTACTCGGCATCCGAGGACATCACGGTAGTATTCCTGTGATTTTTTTAAGTCGGAGACTAAACGGACTTGAATTGATAGTCCGAATTTCCCCCTCTTTTTGGTATCCACCTTGTCTTTATTTTCGTTCATATTCATGTCTCCTTTCAATTACAGTATTGATTGAAAAAGGCATTCATGATTATGTTCTACTAATTACTATCATGTTCCTTTTTGATTTTATTTTTTAAAATGGAATATGGAATCATATTCTTTTACTTATATTATTATTCTCATATGTGATTCTCTTTTAGAAAAAGGCAAATAAAATAACAGGCAAATAAAAGGATTACTAGTGGTAAGATACGAATTCAATTAGGGGATAAATTTAGAATGAGGTGAAAAAGATGGGGGCAGCAAAAAAACTAATACCAATTGAAGCAGCTAAACGGTTTATTACTAAACACTTCCCTGACTGTCAAGGAGCTGTATTGGCTGGAAGTGTTGTTAGAGGTGAGGCAACAGATACGTCTGACCTTGACATTGTTGTTTTTGATAACAGCATAACATCATCCTACAGAGAGTCATTCATTGATTTTGGTTGGGCAATTGAGGTTTTTGTTCATAATTTAACTTCCTATAAACATTTTTTCAATTTGGATTATCAAGATGCAAAACCTTCGATGCAAAGAATGATAGTAGAGGGGATTATACTAAAAGATCAAGGAATCATAGATTCTATAAAAAAAGAAGCTAAAGAAATGCTAGATAATGGTCCTCAAAAGTGGACAAAAGAAACAATTAGGATAAAACGTTATTTTATAACTGATGTACTTGATGATTTTATAGGATGTAATAATCGAGCTGAAGAATTATTTATAGCAAACACATTAGCCGAGCTTATTCATGAGTTTGTTTTAAGAACAAATGGCCATTGGATAGGTTCTTCGAAATGGATGATTCGTGCTTTGAAGCATTATGATATAAATTTCGCTGAAGAATTTGTTGAAGCCTTTGACGTTTTTTATAGAACAGGTGATAAAAGCAAAGTTATTCTAATAAGTGAAATGGTTTTAGAACCGCACGGCGGACGATTGTTTGAAGGATTTTCTTTAGGGAAATGAAGGTTAGACACCAAGTTTCCAACAACCGAAACCAAGGTTGCAGCGTTCTCCCTTTTGCCAAACTTATCTAAAAAAGTGTATTTAGTCGAATGAGAAAGCCTTGCAAATGCTCCATCATTACATTTAGAGGCAGATGACAGTTTGAAACGGGGCACATTTCCTTTAGTCTAATTATTTATCAAAAATAGAGCCCCGTGATTGTTATTCCTTTCCATTCTTCCTATGCTCTTCATTCAACGTTTTGATATGGTAGATGACTTCTTTAATTTCTTTCTTAGCATCAGGATAGGTTCCGTTCCAGTGCTTGGCAAGAGCTGGCATGCTTTTTGCGATATGAGTGTAAATAATCCACATTTCTACTTGCTTTTTTAAATCTTCATCTGTTTCGCCAAGCAAGAGTTCCGTGTACTTTTCTAGAAGACCATCGATTTGTTCCTCTAATTTATTTGACAACGAATTTCTCTCCTTTTCTCATT
This window of the Bacillus gobiensis genome carries:
- a CDS encoding GerAB/ArcD/ProY family transporter, whose amino-acid sequence is MEKSKISVIQLFALMFMFNMGTSLIVAYGIVARKDAWLAILLGMCGGMILFSIYYYLFRQYPNLPLTGYARKILGKYLGWIVGLVYIVYFYYIAARNVRDFGGLLISSTLQETPLVAINLLLVLLMCYVVHHGIEVIGRTAEVFIVILFLFGLAGNLFILVSGNIDINNLQPFLENGWTPIIETFLLDTTPFPFGEMIVFTMLLPYLNRGGLVKNVWLISIVSSGLILCWTSSLNIAVLGVDTAERATFPTLSTVSTVNLLEFIQRLDAIVVFTMLITVFFKTSIFMYGAVIGVVDLFRLKDYQQILLPSGIIIIFLSLAMASNFTEHLEKGRETLRYYIHIPLFIIIPLFLLLVAIIRKMKSKSNTKLT
- a CDS encoding proline dehydrogenase family protein; protein product: MEQFMRDSLLFLSKNKMMTRLAKKYGLRFGAGRFVAGETIDRAVRVIKGLNNEQLAVTLDYLGEFVDTEKEANDMAAQCIKAIKAIRANNLDSQLSLKLTSMGLGISDEIVLKNMKRILNEATTNNVFVTIDMEDYSLCQKTLDIFKILTKEYDNVGTVLQAYLYRTENDLIDLSSYQPNLRLVKGAYKESPKVSFPEKKDVDENFKKMIKMHLQNGNYSAVATHDDAIIEYTKKLVEKYQIPFDQFEFQMLFGIRTERQKELVEEGYKMRIYVPYGKDWYGYFMRRLAERPANVAFVLKGMVRK
- a CDS encoding spore coat protein; the protein is MNQQNQTTVGNQPTPVPETSAMNDRDYMNELLATEKYITDSYCTALNEFSHDALYQDIHSIFNESKDAQRRLFNVMFQHGWYKVEAEKTQKLQQAYTQFQNTLENQSPYQQH
- a CDS encoding VOC family protein; its protein translation is MNENKDKVDTKKRGKFGLSIQVRLVSDLKKSQEYYRDVLGCRVDDWGHAERDDMIIILQQANSPNDVRPNALAKKRPDYPTDWEGPDYGWDTYIHVSWDDLDSLFEEVRGNGGQIAAEPFTGIHGKWEFKNTCIKDPDGYNIVLGSMREINV
- a CDS encoding nucleotidyltransferase domain-containing protein, which gives rise to MGAAKKLIPIEAAKRFITKHFPDCQGAVLAGSVVRGEATDTSDLDIVVFDNSITSSYRESFIDFGWAIEVFVHNLTSYKHFFNLDYQDAKPSMQRMIVEGIILKDQGIIDSIKKEAKEMLDNGPQKWTKETIRIKRYFITDVLDDFIGCNNRAEELFIANTLAELIHEFVLRTNGHWIGSSKWMIRALKHYDINFAEEFVEAFDVFYRTGDKSKVILISEMVLEPHGGRLFEGFSLGK
- a CDS encoding YusU family protein, with amino-acid sequence MSNKLEEQIDGLLEKYTELLLGETDEDLKKQVEMWIIYTHIAKSMPALAKHWNGTYPDAKKEIKEVIYHIKTLNEEHRKNGKE